A section of the Phacochoerus africanus isolate WHEZ1 chromosome 4, ROS_Pafr_v1, whole genome shotgun sequence genome encodes:
- the LOC125124575 gene encoding olfactory receptor 2W3-like, translating into MDGTNESTQGNFILLGFSDRPHLERILFLIILIAYLLTLVGNTTIILVSRLDPHLHTPMYFFLTHLSFLDLSFTTSSIPQLLYNLSGRDKTISYTGCAIQLFLFLGLGGVECLLLAVMAYDRFVAVCKPLHYTVTMNPQLCLGLVSLAWGCGVANSLIMSPMTLWLPRCGYHKIDHFLCEMPALIQMACVNTAVVEGIAFILAVSIVLSPLVFILISYVYIVRAVLSIQSSLGRQKAFSTCGSHLMVVSFFYGNIIYMYMQPGTRSSKDQGKFLTLFYNIVTPLLNPLIYTLRNKEVKGSLRRLILENLSLKKKL; encoded by the coding sequence ATGGATGGAACCAATGAGAGCACTCAGGGAAATTTCATCCTTTTGGGGTTTTCTGACCGCCCTCATCTGGAGAGAATCCTCTTTTTGATTATCTTGATTGCATATCTTCTGACCCTTGTGGGCAACACCACCATCATCCTCGTGTCTCGGCTGgacccccacctccacactcccatgtacttcttcctcactCACCTCTCTTTTCTGGACCTTAGTTTCACCACCAGCTCCATCCCTCAGCTGCTCTATAACCTGAGTGGACGTGACAAGACTATTAGCTACACAGGCTGTGCTATCCAGCTCTTCTTATTCCTGGGTCTTGGTGGTGTGGAATGTCTACTGTTGGCTGTCATGGCATATGACCGGTTTGTTGCAGTTTGCAAGCCCCTGCACTACACGGTGACCATGAATCCACAGTTATGCTTGGGTTTAGTGTCCCTTGCTTGGGGATGTGGTGTGGCCAACTCTTTGATTATGTCTCCAATGACTCTATGGTTACCCCGTTGTGGGTACCACAAAATAGACCACTTCCTGTGTGAGATGCCTGCCCTGATACAGATGGCCTGTGTTAACACAGCTGTTGTTGAGGGTATTGCCTTTATTCTGGCTGTGAGTATTGTGCTGTCACCCTTAGTATTTATCCTGATCTCCTATGTCTACATTGTGAGGGCTGTATTAAGTATCCAGTCATCCTTGGGGAGGCAAAAAGCCTTCAGCACCTGTGGTTCTCATCTTATGGTGGTCTCATTTTTCTATGGAAACAtcatatacatgtacatgcaaCCAGGAACCAGATCCTCCAAGGACCAAGGCAAGTTTCTCACTCTCTTCTATAACATTGTCACCCCACTCCTGAACCCCCTGATCTACACTCTCAGAAACAAAGAAGTTAAAGGGTCATTGAGAAGATTGATTTTAGAAAatctaagtttaaaaaagaaattataa